GCCTTCTAAGTCTTTTTTATTCAGCTCCTCTTACTGGCTGTTAATTTTTAGTGAGTTAAAATTAAACTTAGAGATATTAAACTGGATAAAATGCAAGGGGATAAATGAGATGGTGAAATGCTTAGGCAAGGAAGTGgatgtggtaaaaaaaaaatagtttatttctACCAAGGTGCCATTGGATCTCTCCCATCTGAAACCCTGATATCATCCATGTGACCCATGGGGGTCCCTGTTACTGGAAAAAGTGTTAAACAGCACCCATTCATAAAGTTAACCTTTGGGTGAACAACGTGGCTTAGTCAAGAAGGATCTTATCTCATCTAATTTCTATGAATGATTCCAAAGTTTAATTTCAGGCAAGAAtattctctcttagcaacagtcACAGGGATGCTGAGAAAGAAGCAAAGGGAAACTAGAAAAAGcagtaacaaaaagagaaaaagacacaTCAAAAGGCAAAATATGGCCTCTTTCACTTTTGACTCTGACCATGACCACTATTTGCTTGAGCTTTATGCATTTTTGATACACAACCTCCTACAGATTGCTTCCCCCAAATGTGGTTGTTGACAGATACAAACCTCAACAGTAGTACcccctgatggattacatcactTGTTAAATAGCAATGATGAAATGAAAGTGCAGTCTGGGCTTTCCACCATAagcactgaaatattttggctaaATGTATATATGAAAGGGTAAAGTGTTCCAACGATGATATGTCCATTCATGTTCTCTCAATCTCTTCTCCAAACTCAATGTCTTTTAGTAGAAGTCAGGTGTATGTCTGGCATTGGTGAAGCATGGTTTAATCTTTTCATAGTCTATTTTTCTTCCCCAGTCCCCAATGAAGTGACATTTGAGACATGAGTTGCTTTAAATTCAAAAGAGGTATGTCATCACCCAGAGGGGTAATAAGGAACATTGTTGTGGTAGTTGTAGTCAGGACACACTTTTTGCACAAGTCTGTAATCTATGCTGTAGAAGGTTATGTAGATACAGATAACTTTGAATGGCTTGGAGCAAACCCAGGAGACCTGGCTCTGTGTGTGGTTTAGGAAGCAGGTTTTAGAAGGGTCATAAGTGCACAGGGTAGTCTTCTTCGCTTTGCTCACCTTCTCAGACTCCACCCGGCAGTTAAAGATCTTTGATTCTTTTGCCTCTATGAAGATTTGTTGCTCAAGATCAAATTCAACTGCTTTGTTTGGTGGCACCAAGCTGACTGAGATGTTCCCATGACCAGTGGAGTTATGCCGAAAGAACACATTGACTGTGCCATTCCCATGATCAACCACTTTGCCTGTAATTAAGAGGTTGAGTTTTACTGTCTTGATGTTGGAGTAGAAATCACCCCACCCAAATATTTTCTTGAACTGACTAGGGTTGGTGAGGGAATCTCTTCTTCCACGAGATTGTTTGCCTTTTCCCTGCTTGGACAAGCTATCTAAGATATTCCAAAATTCTGGTGCATTACTGGAGGCCAATTCTAAGAGAGTTGTATTCTGGAAGTAAGATGGGGTTACAGAGGATTTTAAGGagacttgggtttttttcttttgcactcgGGGTCTTTGTTGAGCTTTGGAGgattttccattttcttcttcttcctcttctgttgCCTCATCTTGGCCACAGATTACCTATATGGAACAAGAGGACAGCAGGACCTCATTATCTGTTTTTCCTTTAGGAGGCAGCTGGACTCCGTGATTTTAATTCCACCTTCCAATTCCAAGACTAATAGTTAGAACCATGGCAAAACACTTTCCCAATACGTTGTCCTTCAGATCAGTTGTATCTACAGCTCCTAGAAAACTTAGCCAACATGATTATTGACAGAGAATACAGACTGCTAGATAGAATTTTATTTGTATGacatattgcatttgtatacagaTTGTATTTGTATATAATCTGGCCCCTAAATGGAGAGAACTTGTGCAGGATAACTATGAAAATTCTGACTATTGTCTAAAACTTGATATTCACAAAATAATGTGGGTTTTTTGGTCTCTCATATATGTATGATTTTACCAGTTAAGATTTAGTATTACAAGCAGATCAAGGCATTTTGATTATTGATCTCTCTCTccctacttctctctctcttaaatTGTAGTGTAATGTGATATATGAGTAGCCTATAAGTAGTTTCTATATATTTATAAACCTTttaatttcaggaaaaaattggcTTTTACAGCAAACTAAAAGCCCAGTGCCCTGGAAAAAGGAAAGACCTGCTCCTATGTGGGCAATGATCTTTTAAACTTCCATCTGTGCTAAATTTGGTTTTTTATTACATAATGCCATGAATAGATTTAGTGCTTGACAAAAAGGTCTCTACCCCAAATTTGGTTCTCAAATGGGGAGACGTCCAAAATTAGACATAAAGTTAAAGATGAGTTGTATGACTTTGGGTTTTGTTATGCCTGGAAACGAAGAAAAAAAGGCAAACAATGAATGGGAAAAGGTTCCAAAATTCAGTTTAAAAGagtaggagaagagagaagacaaGACATATTTTAAACATGCACAAAGCTATAGTTTATCATGATAAACTTAAACCCAGTTAATCctcaggtttgtgtgtgtgtgtgtgtgtgtgtgtgtgtgtgtgtgtgtcccattTACTCCAAGGAAATACATTTCAATGATTAAGATGTTAAACTGATTTTGGAAATTATGTAATTATTGAattaggaaaaaacaacaaccccaaactcTACTTTTCTCTTTCATGGCTCTCCCATACTTTATAGGGAAGTGGAACATTAGATCCCATAGATCCAAATTCATCCCTCTTCATGACACCCAGACATGGAAACTCACAGTATTATTTCCAGACAAAATGAAGTAGGAGTACAGTGTATACAATCGTCAGCTTCTGGAGGatttaaatcaaataaacaatcaaGCATTAAAGAAGCAAAGAGTATACTGTAATATTGCTATCCAAAAATTATTGTTTGAGTTGAGGAGCCCGAGAAGCCCATTAAATAATaaactaattaattaaaaaatatttgaaggaaaaTAACTTCTTGAACTACAGTGAGAAAATTGCTTTTGCAAGCAAACAAAAGTGAAGATCAGCCATGGTTTGGCAGGATCACAAAACCAATTAATGAAAACAATCAAAAGCCATAGGATTTTTTTCTTACAGAAAATGtgaagaagggagaaaagagatatagaccaaggagaaaagcaatggTTATTTTTGAACTATAAACAATAATTCCTCAGTGATGCCACGCCTAGAATAAAATTGCATGCATAAGGAACAATAAAGTGAAACAAGCAGAACAACAAGTAGAACAATCCTATGTATACTTTTGAAGAGTTCTAGTGTTGGAAATTAGAATTGGAATTGTTGAAttaagataaaaaaagaaaaggaaaagaaaaacctcctcactttttttctttattccccTTGATGCAGAAAAATGCTTTATTGCATAAACCCCAATACTAGTTGGAAATCCTTCACATATTATGATTCTATAAGGAAGTGGAATGTTAGATCCTACAGGTCCAAATTCATCCCCCTAGATGTTTTTAAACCCATTTTTAACTGATTCTGAATTCAGAATTTTGATGCAAAAACTTCCAAATCTTTGGGAGATTTCTAGAATTTGATTTCCTCCTTCAAGATTGTAACACATCCAtccattccctcttttctttctgcaCCCCACTTCTTCTCCGATTTCAGGAGGAAATGAGAAGAATTCATATCCAATTCAGAGGAAGGCATCAGGTAGAATTAAAATAGTGCATAAAAAAGGAAACCCAATTCTAAATTTTCATAGGAACTAGCAtggtgttccttccttccttcctttcctccctccttctttctctttttagaaaGGACAAACTCTTTCTTCCCATAACCTTCCCAAAGGGTTCTCAacattggcaattttaagatataggacatcttaaagttgccaaagttaagaAGCCCTGCTCTGGAAGGAAGGTCCATCCCTGAGTGTTGGCCTTAAACATGCTAACATTTACTTAATCCAGGCATTTATCTGAGTGGCATTTTAACTGGTGTGCTGACCCAGTGAGTGATTGAAAGCTGTGAGCAAAGAAAATAATAGGTAAGCGTCTGGATATTATCAGCTTCAAATGGAAGAGAAATACTAAAATGAATGGTACAGACTGATAGTTGCAAAATGTTGATTCTTTCCTCTTGTCCAATTTTAACATGGCCTGTGGATCATTCAATACAGCTTAACTAGCAAGGGTTTAGGAACTGGACTgtcttaaaaaatatatatataaatgttgacTTGCCCATCCATGCCCATTTGTGTGTATAGGTAGGCAGGTATTGGGTTCTCCATGCTATCTTGCCAAGCTCAGGACAAACAAGGAATCACTTGCTGCAGGTTTGGGATATTCAATGGTTTTCCTGCAATGCAGCCTCATTCTGGGGCTGTTTATGAGGAACCTACAGCCTTTCTGGATTGCCTGGGGAAGCTTAAAGAGAATCCAGGCTGTTTAGTCAGAGCCTCCTCTTTCTCCAACAGGAAATTTCATTGATCAGATTTGTATCCCACATTTCCATCAAAAGAAAGAGCACTtgagaaattaaaacagaaagcaattaattaaaaacacaGTGAACAAAAGTAAAATGAGCATAATGGAATAACTGCAGACGAAAAGTTTAATATGGTGAAAttgtgcaaccattataaataaacaaaaacaattcaGAAAGCTATAAAAACTGTTTCACTAATCTATATACCATCTCTTAGCAGAGACCACCTTAGTCTTTTATTACAATGTAACCCGTCTcatgaaaaaagaaggaaatcacACCATTTATTAAAGGGAATAAAAGAGATACTAATATTTCCCTGAGATTCCcaatgtgcgcacacacacacacacacacacacacacacacacacacacacacacacacgcccagtgGATTAATCAGGATACATGTTGTCCTCAAAATCTCCAATCAACTGTCATGCAAATCTAAAGCTTATGAGAATTGCAGTCAAAGACATTCGGCAAATGATTGGTTCACGACTTTTGCTATTGACATTTACtgttaaaataaatgcttttgcAATGCCAATTTAAAGTTTTTTCCTGCTTGAAGCAAATCCCAGATCATGCCCATCAACCTATGCTAGATCCAGCACTTTCAATGGTCCAATGACATCTTTTGAATATCTACTTCATTATCTTTCTCTATTACGATTGGAGCAGCCTATAAATGCTATATAATAGTGATTGTTCTTTAGACATGTAACATGAGCTGATTCATCAATGGAAAATATGATAATGCTGGGCTaggtggaaaggaagaggaggaagattctACAGTGCATGAAGTGGATATACAAAATAGTGGAAACTACAGGAATGCAATCACAAGAATTGCCTAAAGTGGCGTGAGAGAGAACAGACTGGAGAGTTTTTATTTATGGAATCACTAGGGGTTGGTTACAGTTTGACAGACCCTATCAACAATAGAAATGCCATAGAACAAACTCATGTCTGTTTATGGTATAAGGTTTGAAGACTGCCCAGAGACAGTCTGGACACATCCTT
Above is a window of Ahaetulla prasina isolate Xishuangbanna chromosome 4, ASM2864084v1, whole genome shotgun sequence DNA encoding:
- the NXPH3 gene encoding neurexophilin-3; the protein is MQLTRCCFIFLIQGSIYLLVICGQDEATEEEEEENGKSSKAQQRPRVQKKKTQVSLKSSVTPSYFQNTTLLELASSNAPEFWNILDSLSKQGKGKQSRGRRDSLTNPSQFKKIFGWGDFYSNIKTVKLNLLITGKVVDHGNGTVNVFFRHNSTGHGNISVSLVPPNKAVEFDLEQQIFIEAKESKIFNCRVESEKVSKAKKTTLCTYDPSKTCFLNHTQSQVSWVCSKPFKVICIYITFYSIDYRLVQKVCPDYNYHNNVPYYPSG